The genomic DNA GCGGGCAATTGAACTTATACCAACGTGCATTGAGTGAAGCGTTGAATAAACCCGTTCAAGATGTCTTTTTGGTTTTGTTACAGGCGAAGAAAATAATAAATCTTAATAAAGAATAAGAAGTGAGCAAACTGGACTTACACTTTGTAAGTAATATGCTATACTCATGAAAAGAGGTGAGTAAGATGGAGCTAACACAGACAGAATTCATTCTGTGTCCCAAATTTGAAAAAACATTCTCGATTTTAGGGAAAAAATGGAATGGATTGATTATCGATGTATTACTCGAAAATGGTCCGCAGCGCTTTGTTGATCTCTCTGCAAAAATCCCGATGGTCAGTGACCGTGTCTTGGTCGAACGATTAAAAGAGCTTGAAAAAGAAAAGATCGTTACCCGTAATTTTTCGTGTAATGAATCCAGCCGTTCAGAATATATGCTGACAGAAAAAGGGGCAGATCTACAAAAAGCGATGGTCCAGTTGCAGCTTTGGAGTGAGAAATGGGTCACACCCGAAGAATGCAGTTGATTTTGCATCAAAAATCTTGTACACTAGTTTTTAGTTGAATAGACAAAAAGAATGTTGACGAAAAAGAGTAGTTTGGCTAAACCAGTATAGGGAGATCTGTCATGGACTGAAAGCAGATCCTGTGTTTGAAAAATGAAG from Enterococcus mundtii includes the following:
- a CDS encoding winged helix-turn-helix transcriptional regulator, whose amino-acid sequence is MELTQTEFILCPKFEKTFSILGKKWNGLIIDVLLENGPQRFVDLSAKIPMVSDRVLVERLKELEKEKIVTRNFSCNESSRSEYMLTEKGADLQKAMVQLQLWSEKWVTPEECS